From a single Photobacterium gaetbulicola Gung47 genomic region:
- a CDS encoding hypothetical protein (COG3150), with protein MIIYLHGFDSTSPGNHEKVLQLQFIDPDVRFVNYSTLHPKHDMQHLLKEVHKLKEESADEHPLICGVGLGGYWSERIGFLCGIKQVIFNPNLYPERNMEGRIDRPEEYADISTKCVTDFRRKNAGNCLCILSTKDEVLDNSHTKDVLSDYYDVIWDENETHKFKKISQHLQTIKAFKEAS; from the coding sequence ATGATTATTTATCTGCATGGCTTTGACTCAACAAGCCCGGGTAACCATGAAAAAGTATTGCAGCTTCAGTTCATTGATCCTGATGTGCGTTTTGTGAATTACAGTACCCTACACCCTAAGCATGATATGCAGCATTTATTAAAAGAAGTGCATAAGCTAAAGGAAGAGTCTGCGGATGAGCACCCGTTGATCTGTGGCGTCGGGCTGGGTGGATATTGGTCTGAGCGGATTGGTTTTTTATGTGGTATTAAGCAAGTTATTTTTAATCCAAACCTGTATCCAGAGCGCAATATGGAAGGCCGTATCGACCGCCCTGAAGAGTATGCTGATATTTCCACCAAATGCGTAACAGATTTTAGGCGAAAAAATGCAGGTAATTGCCTGTGCATCCTTTCCACTAAGGATGAAGTCCTAGACAACAGTCATACCAAAGATGTGCTTAGCGATTATTATGATGTTATCTGGGATGAAAACGAAACGCACAAATTCAAGAAAATCTCTCAACACTTACAAACGATTAAAGCATTCAAAGAAGCCTCCTAA